The following proteins are co-located in the Abditibacteriaceae bacterium genome:
- a CDS encoding VOC family protein, translating to MIFDHINLVVRDMEAARAFYGGVLGLKETFDTMLEGDWIDAVAGLENICARCVFLEFPGGGRLELLEYRAPTNDSAPVYTPNAAGFRHIAFNVEDIDRWRQKLQNAGVSFVSPPVQVPFPVGGKTKRLCYFHDPEGNLLELAEYK from the coding sequence ATGATTTTCGATCACATCAATCTCGTCGTGCGCGATATGGAGGCGGCGCGCGCCTTTTACGGCGGCGTTCTGGGCTTAAAAGAAACCTTCGACACCATGCTCGAAGGCGATTGGATTGACGCCGTTGCAGGTCTAGAAAACATCTGCGCGCGCTGCGTGTTTCTGGAGTTTCCGGGCGGCGGACGCCTGGAGTTGTTGGAATACCGCGCGCCTACCAACGACAGCGCACCGGTGTATACGCCCAACGCTGCGGGGTTTCGTCACATCGCCTTCAATGTCGAAGACATCGACAGGTGGAGGCAAAAGTTGCAAAATGCGGGCGTTTCTTTTGTTTCTCCGCCGGTTCAGGTGCCATTTCCAGTCGGCGGCAAAACGAAACGATTGTGTTACTTCCACGACCCCGAAGGCAACTTGCTCGAATTGGCGGAATATAAGTAG